Below is a genomic region from Acidobacteriota bacterium.
GGTCTTCACCGCGGCATCGGCCGCTACCCGGGAATTGGCCGCATACAAGAGGGTTCCCCCGATCGTGGCGGCGCCGAGGCCGAGGGCCCGGCGCCGGGTGATGATGGTATCCATCTGGACGCTCCTTTCAATGTGAACACGCCATGGCTTCCCTATATTAATACATCCAGCGCAAAAAGAGGAAATATCCTATGTTCAGCAGGGCCGTGATCAGCGCCGAGGGGAGGATGTGGCGGTAGACGGGGCCGTAGGTGGTGCCGAAATAGCGGTTGCTGACGATCTGGCAGACATGGATCGGGCTCATCATCTGCCCGAGGTGTCCGAAGGTGTAGGAGAGCGGGATGTAGGCGAAGGCGCCGGCGGCCCCGTCCACGGCGCCGACGAGGTTGAGTACGATCGGCAGCGCGGTGCCGACGAATCCGACGGCGATCCCGGTGACGAACCCGGCGATGAAGGGGAGGATGGCGACGACCAGGACCAGGGGGACGTGCAGGTTCTGCAGTTCCGCCGCTATCCGGCTGGGCGCGTCGACAGCCTCGAGGGTGTGCTGGAAGATCAGGATGGCGAAGATCAGTCCGGCCAGGGAATAGGTCCCCGGCTGCCAGAAGGCCTTCCGGAGCGCTTCGCGGCCGAGCCCGCCGCCGAGGACGGTCCAGAGGATGCTCCCCAGCAGCCCGATGACGAGCGGCCCGTGCTTCAGGATCATCCCGGGGAGCGAATCGGCCGGGACCCGGTCGAGCAGGAGGCCGGCGAGGAGGTAGGCGGCCCCCCAGCCGAGGAGGATCACCCAGATCGACGCGGTCGCCCCGAGGAGCCTGCGTTTGGTCCCCGCGGGAGGGGGCGCGCTTGGGGCCTGCAGGTCGGCGGGGATCCCCCGCAGCATCACGAGACCGCCCAGAAACATCGCCGCCGTGCCGAAGATCATCAGGGCGGTCCAGGCGGGGATGGCCCGGTGGGTCAGCGCCATCGCCAGGAGCACTCCCGGGTAGAGGGGCCAGAAGAACTCCCAGATATGGCGGAACCAGTAGTTGATCGAGGAGAGGAGGGAACGGGCCACCTCCGACCGGCCGCTGGCCGATTCCACCATCGGGGCGGAAAAGATGGCGCCCCCGGGCATGGGGAGCAGCCCGATCAGCGCGGGCATGGCGACCATGGTCGCTACGGGGCGCCGCAGCATCCCGTGGGCCAGCGTGACGATCTCCTCCAGCCGCCCGCTCTCGCGCATCAGGACGGACAGTCCCAGCAGCAGGGCCGTGACGAGGGCCAGGGCGATGGTCTGTGGGGCGGTGGCCCCGCTCCAGGCCGCGCGCGCCAGCTGCGGGCCGTCGAGCCCGAAGCCCAGCCCCACGGCCGCGCTCCCCAGGACTATGGAAAGCCCCAGCGGCACGCGCACCCGGGCGCAAAGCAGGATCAGGCCGAAGGCCCCGAGGGTGACCGAGAGTGCGAACATAACCCGCAATCATGCCAAGGCGCGGCCCGAAAGTCCAATCCGGGATTCCGCCGGCCTCGAGGGGGGGAGGGTCAGAGCCCCCCGGCCGCCTGGTAGGAAACCCAGTTTTTCGTGATGGTGCGCCGGATGTCTTTCACCATCATGATCTCCAGGTCCAGCCGGAGGTCGAAGTCGAGAGGGGTCCAGATGTCGGGGGCCACCCGCTGGTAATCCATCCTCCCGTCGGTGTTGCGAATGACGGCCAGGAGCCCTCCCCAGTACTTGAAGGGATGGCGCAGGGCGAACTCGATCCGCACGGCGCCGTAATCCTCCCGGGCGATCCAGAACCTTCCGGTCGACTGGTTCAGCGCCCGGTCCATCCGGTTGCGCACCGGTAGCTTTCCCGGCCTGGGCTTGAAGGCGA
It encodes:
- a CDS encoding DUF401 family protein, coding for MFALSVTLGAFGLILLCARVRVPLGLSIVLGSAAVGLGFGLDGPQLARAAWSGATAPQTIALALVTALLLGLSVLMRESGRLEEIVTLAHGMLRRPVATMVAMPALIGLLPMPGGAIFSAPMVESASGRSEVARSLLSSINYWFRHIWEFFWPLYPGVLLAMALTHRAIPAWTALMIFGTAAMFLGGLVMLRGIPADLQAPSAPPPAGTKRRLLGATASIWVILLGWGAAYLLAGLLLDRVPADSLPGMILKHGPLVIGLLGSILWTVLGGGLGREALRKAFWQPGTYSLAGLIFAILIFQHTLEAVDAPSRIAAELQNLHVPLVLVVAILPFIAGFVTGIAVGFVGTALPIVLNLVGAVDGAAGAFAYIPLSYTFGHLGQMMSPIHVCQIVSNRYFGTTYGPVYRHILPSALITALLNIGYFLFLRWMY